A window of the Candidatus Brocadiaceae bacterium genome harbors these coding sequences:
- a CDS encoding adenosine-specific kinase: MEIKTVVMNIPEGANIIIGQTHFIKTVEDLYEVMVSTVPGITFGIAFCEASGPLLVRVEGNDDHFREVATQNACAIAAGHIFVVLLKNAFPINVLNAIKACSEVCSIFCATANPVQAIVAETEQGRGIMGVIDGFSPKGVETENDVQARKELLRKIGYKR; encoded by the coding sequence ATGGAAATAAAAACCGTTGTGATGAATATCCCTGAAGGGGCCAATATCATTATTGGTCAGACACATTTTATTAAAACGGTGGAGGACCTTTATGAGGTCATGGTGAGTACGGTGCCAGGAATCACGTTTGGCATCGCGTTTTGCGAGGCCTCTGGCCCGCTTCTCGTAAGGGTGGAGGGGAATGATGATCATTTCAGGGAGGTTGCGACGCAGAATGCCTGTGCTATTGCGGCAGGTCATATCTTCGTTGTGCTTCTCAAAAATGCCTTTCCCATCAATGTGTTAAACGCTATCAAGGCTTGTTCTGAGGTGTGCAGCATCTTTTGTGCCACAGCCAACCCTGTCCAGGCGATTGTGGCGGAGACGGAACAGGGAAGAGGGATAATGGGCGTTATTGATGGGTTTAGCCCAAAGGGCGTTGAAACGGAAAATGATGTACAGGCTCGCAAGGAGCTTCTTCGTAAAATTGGTTATAAACGATAA
- the ftcD gene encoding glutamate formimidoyltransferase → MKRIVECVPNFSEGRDTGKIGRIAGEIEKVREVKLLNVESDVDYNRTVITFGGDPEAVKEAAFSAIEMAAEVIDMSLQKGAHPRIGATDVCPFIPVLQVSMEECVRLARSLGKEVGERLGIPVYLYGDAAIFPERYLLSDIRKGEYESLPEKLKDKRWQPDYGPMEYNSHIKRTGATVIGTRNILIAYNINLGTEDVTIARKIAEAVRTSGTVKTNEKGEKKCIPGKLKEVQAMGVYLKEEHIVQVSMNLLDFEETPPHVAFEEVKRQALFFGVEVTGSEVIGLIPKEALLQAGQFYSGDQSEEKLIQTAIEKLGLHQLNRFIPEKKIIEYMLK, encoded by the coding sequence ATGAAGAGAATTGTTGAATGTGTTCCGAATTTCAGCGAAGGACGAGATACCGGGAAGATAGGCAGGATTGCCGGAGAAATTGAAAAGGTTCGTGAAGTGAAATTGCTGAATGTAGAGTCAGATGTTGACTACAATCGCACCGTTATTACCTTTGGAGGAGACCCTGAAGCGGTAAAAGAGGCAGCTTTCTCTGCCATTGAAATGGCTGCGGAGGTTATTGATATGTCTCTCCAGAAAGGCGCGCATCCACGTATTGGCGCCACGGATGTCTGTCCTTTTATTCCTGTGTTACAGGTTTCCATGGAAGAATGTGTCCGTCTCGCGCGTTCACTGGGGAAAGAGGTTGGCGAGCGGCTGGGTATTCCTGTTTATCTATACGGAGATGCGGCGATTTTCCCGGAACGATACCTGCTGTCGGATATCAGGAAAGGAGAATACGAATCACTGCCGGAAAAATTAAAAGACAAACGCTGGCAACCTGATTATGGCCCTATGGAATATAACAGCCACATCAAGAGAACGGGAGCTACAGTAATTGGCACAAGGAACATTTTAATTGCTTACAACATAAATCTGGGCACGGAAGATGTTACAATAGCCAGGAAGATTGCCGAAGCAGTGAGAACCTCCGGAACTGTAAAAACGAACGAAAAAGGTGAAAAAAAATGCATTCCCGGAAAACTGAAAGAAGTGCAGGCTATGGGTGTGTACTTAAAAGAAGAACATATAGTCCAGGTATCAATGAATTTACTCGATTTCGAGGAGACTCCTCCTCATGTTGCTTTTGAAGAGGTAAAGAGGCAAGCCCTGTTTTTTGGTGTTGAAGTTACCGGGAGCGAAGTAATAGGGCTCATACCCAAAGAAGCGTTGCTTCAGGCAGGGCAATTTTATTCCGGAGATCAATCCGAAGAAAAACTGATTCAGACAGCGATAGAGAAATTGGGCTTGCACCAATTAAACAGATTTATTCCGGAGAAAAAAATAATCGAATATATGCTGAAGTAG
- a CDS encoding protoglobin domain-containing protein, protein MEEQIESGKDLIISEEERQRRKAYLNFVDGDVMLLKELNGLIHQHADDIVNQFYNHLLIFPETRAFLAGEEIIKKVKRTQKEYLLMLTAGEYDEKYFDHRINVGKVHDRIQLYPKWYIGAYSLYHRLLFSLIIDTYKEQPEKLKDYIVVLDKITNLDMQLTMDTYIHSYHAALQEKVRLTEIQNERVIAANMAKSEFLANMSHELRTPLNAIIGFSEVLRDKLCGELNDEQLDFVMDIYSSGKHLLQMINEILDLAKVESGKLELHCEEFAIGDTIDAVLVTLTSLISKKKLSLKKNIHNFSEKLFADIVKFKQVLYNLLSNAIKFTPEGGKISIHTKLFTDKERGDFLEVAVADTGIGIAQEDFPNVFVEFKQIDSSYSRK, encoded by the coding sequence ATGGAAGAACAGATCGAATCCGGCAAGGATTTAATTATCAGCGAAGAAGAACGCCAGCGCCGTAAAGCCTACTTGAATTTCGTTGACGGTGATGTGATGCTATTGAAAGAGTTGAACGGCCTTATACATCAGCATGCCGATGATATCGTGAACCAATTTTATAACCATCTCCTGATATTTCCTGAAACGAGGGCTTTTTTAGCAGGTGAAGAAATAATTAAGAAGGTCAAACGAACACAAAAGGAATATCTCCTTATGCTCACAGCAGGGGAGTATGACGAGAAATATTTTGATCATCGAATAAATGTCGGGAAGGTGCATGACCGCATTCAACTTTACCCCAAATGGTATATAGGAGCATATTCTCTCTATCACCGCCTCCTTTTCTCACTCATTATCGATACTTACAAAGAACAGCCAGAAAAATTAAAGGACTATATCGTGGTTCTTGATAAGATTACTAATCTGGACATGCAACTGACCATGGACACTTATATTCACAGTTACCATGCGGCGCTTCAGGAAAAGGTACGACTTACTGAAATACAAAACGAAAGAGTGATAGCTGCTAACATGGCTAAGAGTGAATTCCTGGCAAATATGTCACACGAACTGCGCACTCCGCTAAACGCAATTATTGGATTCTCCGAGGTCCTTCGGGATAAGTTATGTGGTGAATTGAATGATGAACAATTGGATTTTGTCATGGATATTTACAGTAGCGGTAAACATCTGCTTCAGATGATAAATGAGATACTGGATCTCGCGAAGGTTGAATCGGGCAAATTGGAATTACACTGTGAAGAGTTTGCTATTGGTGACACGATAGATGCCGTCCTGGTAACTTTAACAAGCCTTATAAGTAAGAAAAAACTATCTTTGAAAAAAAATATCCATAATTTTTCAGAAAAACTGTTCGCGGATATTGTTAAGTTTAAACAGGTCCTGTACAACCTGCTTTCAAATGCCATTAAATTTACTCCGGAAGGAGGAAAAATTAGCATCCACACAAAATTGTTCACTGACAAAGAGAGAGGGGATTTCCTGGAGGTTGCAGTTGCTGATACCGGTATCGGAATAGCACAGGAAGATTTCCCCAATGTTTTTGTAGAATTTAAACAGATCGACAGCTCTTACTCACGCAAATGA
- a CDS encoding response regulator — protein sequence MDREQPSVYDAPTRPIEQRKNGKEEVLSVEKGKGQETILVVEDDRKTSELICLFLNKSGYKTITAFDGEEALQKARVEKPFAITLDVMLPKKDGWEVLKELKEDSEVKDIPVLVISAVDNTDIGFGLGAADYICKPISRSELLSKLTSCGIPPLMNENHTKVLIIANEPDQFESFGSPLVSEGYEVIKAYGGKEGIDKVSLCKPDIILLDLMAKEVNGFEVIDKLKTSSETCSIPIIVITDMELTSEDKKKLNHDVSLIVEKNKYSMERFLNDITALKRQ from the coding sequence TTGGACAGGGAACAACCTTCGGTTTACGATGCACCGACAAGACCAATTGAACAAAGAAAAAATGGAAAGGAAGAGGTGCTTTCCGTAGAAAAAGGGAAAGGGCAGGAAACCATCCTGGTGGTAGAAGATGACCGGAAAACCAGTGAATTAATTTGCCTTTTTCTCAACAAGTCAGGATATAAAACCATAACTGCCTTTGATGGCGAAGAGGCATTGCAGAAGGCAAGGGTAGAGAAACCATTTGCTATAACACTGGATGTAATGCTTCCCAAAAAAGATGGCTGGGAAGTGCTGAAAGAGCTGAAAGAGGATTCAGAGGTCAAAGATATACCGGTACTCGTGATATCAGCCGTTGATAACACGGATATTGGTTTCGGGTTAGGCGCTGCGGATTATATCTGTAAACCAATAAGCAGAAGTGAATTATTATCGAAATTAACTTCCTGCGGGATACCTCCCCTTATGAATGAAAATCACACGAAGGTGTTGATTATCGCGAATGAACCTGATCAGTTCGAATCGTTTGGCTCTCCATTAGTCTCAGAAGGATACGAGGTTATAAAGGCTTACGGAGGAAAGGAAGGAATCGACAAGGTAAGTCTTTGCAAGCCGGACATTATCCTTTTAGATTTGATGGCGAAGGAGGTTAACGGATTTGAAGTGATTGATAAGCTGAAAACTTCTTCAGAAACGTGTTCAATCCCCATAATCGTGATTACTGATATGGAGTTAACATCGGAAGACAAGAAAAAACTGAATCACGATGTCTCGCTTATTGTCGAAAAGAACAAATATTCCATGGAACGCTTCCTGAATGATATTACGGCCTTGAAAAGACAATGA
- a CDS encoding S8 family serine peptidase, protein MNIFKRNMVFLFSSFLSVALFFSVSQVFSQQNISDFTSEEILVKFTHGTRSQDKEAINNQIGAKILNHMKLIDVYHLKLPSEVTVESALSRYRKHPLVEHAEPNYLQRIVQTIPNDSSLDQLWGLNNTGQTGGIHDADIDAFEAWDVATGDSSVVIAVLDTGVDYRHEDLQGNIWVNPGEDIDGDGIPEVSDQNGLDDDGNGFVDDIIGWDFANNDNNPFDDHGHGTHVAGTIAGRGNNGVGITGVSWDAKIMPLKFMRANGAGLTSDAIRAIEYYTHKGIRISNNSWGGAPFSLFLFEAVQASKGLFVAAAGNDGTNNDIFPHYPSDLKLENVISVAATTDKDQLAFFSNRGTNSVDLAAPGSNILSTIPGGLYRFMSGTSMAAPHVSGVAGLLLAQDNSLTIDEMKWRILKGADNKGLFVLTGGRLNARNTLNFGLVPPEIMVTATALGPVTVSPGDTVSYTIAFANTSASEKSAQIKVFVQIPNGRLLDLNGPEMITLSAGEVVNENFSQDLPLHAPLGMYTLFGQILSSDSFDEDQIEYEVVP, encoded by the coding sequence ATGAATATATTCAAGCGGAACATGGTGTTTTTATTTTCTTCGTTTCTCTCTGTAGCGCTTTTTTTCTCTGTGTCTCAGGTCTTCTCCCAGCAAAATATTTCTGATTTTACTTCAGAAGAAATCCTGGTAAAATTCACGCATGGTACGAGGTCTCAGGATAAAGAGGCCATAAACAATCAGATAGGGGCAAAGATTCTCAATCATATGAAGCTTATTGATGTATATCATCTGAAATTGCCTTCAGAAGTAACGGTTGAAAGCGCCCTTTCACGATATCGCAAACATCCGCTTGTAGAACATGCAGAACCAAATTACCTTCAACGTATTGTTCAGACAATTCCGAATGATTCCAGTCTTGATCAGTTATGGGGGTTAAATAATACTGGTCAAACAGGGGGTATTCATGATGCGGACATAGATGCCTTCGAGGCGTGGGATGTTGCAACGGGGGATTCTTCTGTCGTGATAGCAGTTTTGGATACAGGTGTGGATTACCGACATGAAGATCTCCAGGGCAATATCTGGGTAAATCCAGGGGAAGATATTGATGGCGATGGCATTCCGGAGGTAAGCGACCAAAACGGTTTGGATGATGATGGAAACGGGTTTGTCGATGACATCATCGGGTGGGATTTTGCAAATAATGACAACAATCCTTTTGATGATCATGGACATGGGACCCACGTTGCAGGCACAATTGCGGGACGTGGTAATAATGGTGTCGGTATAACAGGGGTGAGCTGGGATGCCAAAATTATGCCTCTGAAATTCATGCGTGCAAATGGCGCCGGTCTTACCTCTGACGCAATTCGCGCAATAGAGTATTACACACACAAAGGTATAAGGATATCGAATAATAGCTGGGGAGGGGCTCCTTTTTCCCTCTTTTTATTTGAAGCAGTTCAGGCTTCAAAAGGTCTGTTTGTTGCAGCTGCCGGGAATGACGGAACCAATAACGATATTTTTCCTCATTACCCATCCGATCTTAAACTTGAAAATGTAATATCCGTGGCTGCCACTACAGATAAAGATCAACTGGCTTTTTTTTCAAACCGTGGAACGAATTCGGTAGATTTAGCAGCTCCAGGGAGCAATATCCTGAGCACAATACCAGGTGGTCTTTACCGTTTTATGAGTGGCACTTCCATGGCAGCACCACATGTGTCAGGGGTTGCTGGATTGCTCCTTGCACAAGACAATAGTTTGACGATAGATGAAATGAAATGGAGGATATTAAAGGGCGCTGATAATAAGGGACTTTTTGTTTTGACTGGGGGCAGGTTGAATGCGCGAAATACCCTTAATTTTGGCCTTGTACCGCCTGAAATTATGGTAACAGCTACTGCTCTGGGACCGGTAACGGTTTCTCCCGGTGACACTGTCTCCTATACCATTGCATTTGCTAACACAAGCGCTTCTGAAAAATCGGCACAAATCAAGGTGTTTGTCCAGATTCCAAATGGAAGGCTTCTTGATCTTAACGGTCCTGAAATGATTACCCTGTCTGCGGGGGAGGTTGTTAATGAAAATTTTTCACAGGATTTACCGTTACATGCACCTCTGGGTATGTATACGCTTTTCGGGCAGATTTTATCGTCAGACAGTTTTGATGAAGATCAGATAGAGTATGAAGTTGTGCCGTAG
- a CDS encoding SAM-dependent chlorinase/fluorinase gives MVKHRQPVIALLTDFGAQDAYVGIMKGVIAAINPQSSIIDICHSIPPQDIFQGAYLLYTAYKYFPKDTIHVAVVDPGVGSERDIVCVHTKDYLFLAPDNGILGFILPHERPQTIVRITNKKYFLPSPSTTFHGRDIFAPVAAHLSLGVKLQQLGIETDHLNTLCLPMPRKKRKGGIEGEVIAIDRFGNLITNITKDYLKGLKCPQRNIGILIGKRKITGLGKSYAEANIGMPLALFGSSGFLEVSINQGNAGKYFKVEKGAKVAIDGTLL, from the coding sequence ATGGTAAAGCACAGACAACCCGTCATTGCCCTCTTAACAGACTTCGGCGCTCAAGACGCGTATGTGGGTATCATGAAAGGTGTTATCGCGGCAATAAATCCGCAGAGTAGCATAATTGACATATGTCATTCCATCCCTCCACAGGACATATTCCAGGGGGCATACCTGTTGTATACAGCGTATAAATATTTCCCGAAAGATACTATCCACGTAGCGGTTGTCGACCCGGGTGTTGGAAGCGAACGGGACATCGTGTGCGTTCATACAAAAGATTACCTATTTCTTGCTCCCGATAACGGGATCCTAGGCTTTATTCTCCCGCATGAAAGGCCGCAAACCATTGTGAGAATTACCAATAAAAAATATTTCCTGCCATCCCCGAGTACGACTTTTCATGGCCGGGACATCTTTGCGCCTGTTGCGGCTCACTTATCTCTTGGTGTAAAGTTACAACAGCTTGGCATAGAAACTGATCACCTGAATACACTGTGCTTGCCCATGCCTCGTAAAAAAAGGAAAGGGGGCATTGAGGGCGAGGTAATTGCTATTGACCGATTTGGAAACCTTATCACGAATATAACGAAGGATTACTTGAAAGGATTGAAGTGTCCTCAGAGAAACATCGGAATCCTCATTGGAAAAAGAAAGATAACAGGACTCGGCAAGTCCTATGCAGAGGCTAATATAGGTATGCCGTTAGCTCTCTTTGGAAGTTCAGGATTTCTTGAGGTTTCTATAAATCAGGGAAATGCGGGGAAATATTTTAAGGTTGAAAAAGGGGCAAAGGTCGCTATTGATGGTACTCTGTTGTAA